From the Polaribacter tangerinus genome, the window ATCGGAATTACGCCAAACTCTTCATGAGAAATTTTATAATTAGTTATTTTTAAAACCTCTTTAATGTATTTTTTTAAAGCTACCGAATAGGTTTCTTTTTCTAATACCTCTCTACTAAACAATGTGTACTCTACAAGCGCCTCTTTTTTCGATATAGGTAAAACATACATAAAAGTGGCACCGTTTTTTTGAGAAACTCTAAAATCCATTAGCGTACCAATTTTGCTATTAAAACAGTTTTCTTCAGTTTGTATAACCCAGCCTTTAAAATGTTGAAGTAAAGAGTTTTTTTTGTTGATTTTAGGATGATATAAAGTAGTGCTGTTAAAAATAAAATTTCCAGAATATTTTCCTTTATCTGTACTGATAATACCACCTTCTAAATTTCCAGAAATATTGGTAATGGTTTCTTGTAAAAAAGTAACATTTTTAAAATTTTTGGCAAAACCAAACACATACTTGTAAAAGTCTATTCCTAAAATCATTTTATAAGTGTAATTGCCAAGATTAATTATTTCTGAATAATCGGTAGATAAAAATTCTAAATGTTGCCATTTTGCATGTACAATATCCTCGAAAATTCCGGGTTTTTTTTCCCAGTAACACCATGTTCTATCATTATTCGTTTTTGCATCTTTGTCTACAACCAATATTTTCTTATCACGTAAAAGAGGCGATTTTAAGATGTTGTATAATAAACTAAGTCCAGCACATCCAGCACCTGCAATAATATAATCGTACTTCATAATATTACTTTAAAAATCTATTATACCAGCTATGCTCTATGGGAACTTCCCAATAATTTTCAAAATCATGTTTGGTAGTAACTAAATTGTCAAAAATGATACTTTTCTCAGTAATAGCTTTATTTTTTAATAATTTTTTAAAGTCTTTTAGCTCTTTGTATTGCACATACTCACCTTGTTTAAAACAAACGTTCATTCTGTCTAATAAAGATACATTATAGGTTTCTTGAAGTTCTAAAATAAATGAAACAGCAGTATCCATATCGGTGTTTGTAAGCTTGGTGGTAATATCATCGGCAGTTAACACTATAAAACGCTGGTGTAAAAGTAGATAGGATGCTGTAAAGTTTTCAACATCTGGCTTCCAACTACAAATAAAACCCTTTATTTTTTCTTCTATAGTAGCTATTTCATTAGTATAAAACTTTCTGCTAGACGGATAAATCCAAATTTTAGCATCATCCGGAATATGGTCAAAAGGAACAAGCATTGGTTATATTTTAACTACAAATATAAATAAAACATTTGCCAAAAAGGATATTTTATACCGATCAGATTTAGTAAATAAAAAGCACCTTATTAAAGGTGCTTGAAGTACTATTTTGTAATAGCAAACTATTAAATAATTGCTTTAGACGCCTATTAGCGTTATCTTTTTTAGGCTTTTTTAAGAATATCAATAAAATCTTCTTGTATACTTTTCCCTTTATTTTTATTATACCAAACTTGTAAATCTTGTTTAAATGCTGCATCTATACTTCCATTTTTTTCTTTATAGTCTGCTACCATTTTAGTTGCTACAGAAGGTCTTGGTCCCCACGTGTCTATTATATTATTATGCTCGTCTAGCGCAATCAATTTTGGTATACTTCTGCCTCCGTTTGTTAAAAATAAATCCATTAGAGCTATATTTTCATCTCTCAAAACAATCTTTAGTTCAATATGTTCACTTAAAGAAGCCATTTTATCTATAACTGGTAAATTTTGCGCAGCATCGCCACACCATCCTTCTGAGAGTACCAGCCATGTTTGTGGCTTATTTAACGATTTAATAGTTGCGGTAGTTTCTTCAGAAATTTTAATTGTTTTGTCTAAACGTTGCATGCGCTTATGGTTTAGTAAACTATATTGAGTTAAATCTTCCGATTGTGTTGGTCCTGTTGCTTTTCCTTCTTCTAACAAATTGCCTATTAGGCTTCTATATGCCAAATAACTATAACTATTTTCTAGACTTTTTTTTATAATATCTTTCATTCTTATATTGCTTTTTTACGAATTGTAACTATTAAAATTGTTTACAATAGTTAAGACGTTATATTTTAATTTTCTTACAAAGAACGCTCGCCTTTTTTTATGTTTTTTAACATGGTTTCTGTCATACTTTGTAAGGTGTATTTTGGTTGCCAGTTCCAATCTTTTTTTGCGGCAGTATCATCTATAGAACTAGGCCAACTATCTGCAATTTTTTGCCTAAAGTCTGGAGAATAGGTGATGGTAAAACCAGGAATATGTTTTTTTATTTCAGATGCAATTTCTTCGGGAGAAAAATCCATACTAGCTAAATTATAGGCAGTTCTTATTTTTATGTCCGATGGTTTTGCTTGCATTAATTGAATAGTAGCCTCTACAGCATCGTTCATATACATCATTGGCAAGCGAGTTTCTTTAGATAAAAAACAATTATAATGGCCACTTTCTATAGCTTTAAAGTAAATATCTACAGCATAATCTGTAGTACCACCACCAGGTTTTGTTTTCCAAGAAATAATACCCGGATATCTTAAACTTCTTACATCAACACCATATTTTTCGTGGTAGTAATTACACCAAAATTCTCCCGAAAGTTTACTAATTCCGTATACAGTACTTGGCTCCATAATGGTTTTTTGTGGAGTTTTTTCTTTAGGAGTAGTTGGACCGAAAACTGCAATAGAACTTGGCCAATACACTTGTTTTATATGTTTTTCTTTGGCTAAGTCTAAGACAGCTAAAAGAGAATTCATATTTAAACTCCATGCTTTTTCGGGGTATTGCTCTGCAGTTGCAGATAACATTGCGGCCAACAAATAAACTTGCGTAACATGGTATTTTTTTATCATTTTTAAAATAGTATCCTTGTCTGTTGCATCAATAATTTCAAAAGGACCGGCATTCATCATCATCGAATTTCCTGTTCTAATATCTGAAGCAATTACTTGGTTGTTTCCATAAACCTCTCGTAATTTTTCTGTAAGCTCGTTGCCAATTTGTCCGCTAGCTCCTAAAATTAAAATAACTTCACTCATTTTTTTAAATTCAATTAAAATCAGTTACAAAGGTACTTAATTTAAATATTCGTAATAAAATTTTAAATAGTTAATTATTCAATAATTTTATCTTCATTATAAGTTTGTTTATAGAGAATTTTTAAATTGTAAGTATGTTTTTAAATTGTGTATTTTTACCATTTAAAAATAGTAATAAGTGAAGTTAGTTTATACCTTTTTATGCCTTCTTTTATTTTTTTCTTGCAATACCTCTCAAAAAGAAAAGGAAATTGCCAGTAAGCCAAAACCATTAATGAGTGTTTTTGAGTCTTATCAAAAAACAATACCTGTTAAAAAAAAGTATGCAGCAGAAGTTGCTAATTGGCATCACTTAAAACAAGTAGATTCATTTTTGGTAAAATATACTAAAATTTCGCCTAACGAAGCGTTAAGAAATGCCGAAGAATTAAAAGATTTAGTTAAGCAGTTAAAAGATAGTGTGAAACCTATTATTTTTGAAACTCCGTCTTTAAACGCTCGTGTAAATATATTATACAACGAGGCGTTGCGTTTAGAAGATATAAGTACAATTTCTGTAATAGAGCCAAAAGCAGTAAACGAACAGGTTAATAAGGTGTTACAATCTTACTCTGCTCTTACTGTTAAAATTAACAGTTTACTCTCTAAATTAAAATTTGAAGAAGAAATTACAATCAATGTGAAATATATTGGTTTAGACTCTACACAAATAGATAGCATTTCTAGAAGTACTATTTTAAAACGCGATTCAAAAATATTACCTAGTAATAAACGGCCTATAAAAATTAAGTAACAATTTAAACTGTTTATAATGACAAAAAGTAGTGTTCTAATTATTGCCATTTTTTTACTATTGGCATGTAAAAAATCGGATAAAAATATTGTAAATAAACAGCAAGAAAAAACAACTATAGATAGTTTGCTAACTGCTTTTCATAAAGGAGCCACAGATGCCGACTATCATAGTTTTTTTAATAAGTTAGATAAAGAGGCAGTTTATATAGGAACAGCAGCAGAAGAAGTTTGGTCTAAAAAAGCATTTGAGCAGTTTAGTAAACCATATTTTGATGCTGGTAAGGCTTGGGATTTTAAAACTTTAGAGCGAACAGTTTACATAAGTAAAGAGGGTAATTTTGCTTGGTTTAACGAACTATTAAATACTTGGATGGGAACTTGTAGAGGTTCTGGTGTTTTAGAAAAAAAACAAAACACATGGCAAATTAAGCAATACGTACTTTCTGTTGCCATACCAAATAACGACATACAAAAGGTAATTGCTGTTAAAAAAGAAAACGATGCCCTTTTCTTAGAGAAATACAATAATGAATAATTGAAGTACTTTTTTATTTAAAGAAACTTATGTTACTACTTCTTCTACTACTTTGTAAATTAAGTCGTTTTCAAACCCTTTTCTTAGTAAGAAATCTATGAGTTTTTTCTTTCTTTTGTAGTGGTTACTTTCTGTAATTACACTATTTCTATTTTGGGTAATTCTGTATATAGTTTCGATATAGGCTGTTTCGTCTATTTCTTTTAAAGCTGTTTTTATGTTGTATGCAGAGATATCTTTAAATTTTAGTTCTCTTATAATTCGCTGTTTTCCCCAATTTTTAATTCTAAATTTTCCGCGAGCAAAACTTTTAGCAAACCGTTCTTCATTTAAAAAATTATCTTGCAACAAGCTTAATAAAATTTGTTCTCTTGCTTCGGGTATTAGTTGGTAATCGCGCATTTTTTGTTCTACCTCTTTATGGCATCTGTCTTGGTATACGCAGTATTGTTCTAATTTACGTTTTATTTCTTGTACCGTATACGATTTTTTTTGCTGTTCAAACATAATTTAAAAATACAAAAAGAGGAGGAAAGTATATAAAACTTCCTCCTCTTTTTTATGGTTAGTTTCTAAGAATTATTTAGGCCGTTTTTAACTGTCCTTTTATTCTCATTTTAAATTTACTTATTAAAAAGAATAAAATAGGCACTACTATTAGAGTTAAAAAGGTAGCTATAAAAAGTCCGTAAATAACCGTCCAAGCCAAAGGTCCCCAAAAAATAACGTTGTCTCCACCCATATAAATATTAGCATCAAACTCGCTAAAAAGGGTAAAAAAGTTAATGTTTAAACCAATTGCTAACGGAATAAGTCCTAAAATAGTAGTTATTGCAGTTAATAGAACAGGTCTTAAACGCGCTTTACCAGCTTTTACAATGCTTGTAAATAAATCTTCCATAGGTAAAACTTCTTCCTCTTCTAAGCCTAAATCTTCTCGTTTTCTATCAATTAAAAGTTGTGTATAATCTAGTAGAACAACCCCATTATTTACTACAATACCCGCCAAAGATATAATTCCCATCATGGTCATCATAATAACAAAAGAACTACCAGTTAAAACGATTCCGCCAAACACACCAATAAAGCTTAAAAAGATAGCAATCATTATAATGGTAGGTTTAGAAACAGAGTTAAACTGAAAAATTAAGATAAAGAAAATAAGACCTAGTCCTTTAAAAAACGCACTTCCTAAAAATGCTTGTTGCTTATTTTGTTCCTCTATTTGACCAGTATAATCAATGCGAATATCGTTAGAGATACCGGTATAATTTTTCATTTCTTCCTTTATCTGATTTACTACTGCAGCAGCATCTACATAACCCGGTGCTAATTGAGAGTATACGGTAACGACTCTTTTAGTATCTCGGTGTTTAATTGCACTAAAACCAGAAGTGTTACTTTGTTTGGCTATTGCCGAAACAGGAATTGCTTTTACTTTTCCGGTATTATCTCTAAAAGTAATTTTCTGATTAAATAAAGCACTTTTATTGTATCGAATATCTTCATTAAAACGAACATTAATATCATAATCATCGCCACCTTCTTTATAAATACCTGCTTTAGCACCAAAAATAGCATTTCTTAATTGTTGGCCTACCTGACCGGTAGAAACTCCTAATTCTCCTGCTTTTTGCCTGTCTACCAGCACCTTCATAGAAGGCTTATCTTTATTTACATCTATCTTTAGCTCATCAATACCTGGTACATTTCTAGAGTTTACATATAGGCGCATTTTTTCTGCAGCAACTATCAACCCCTCATAATCGTCTCCTTCTAACTCTATATTAATTGGTGCTCCAGCAGGCGGACCATTAGCATCTTTTTCTACAGAAATTAAAACACCAGGGTAAATGCCAGTTAAAGCTTCTTGTACTTTTTGCCTTAGCGCCTCACTATCTTGTCCGCGTCTGTATTTATACTCTCGCATAGACGCTGTAATTTTACCTTTATGTGGCATTTCTGCAGAGGAACCGCCATCTGTTTGAGGGTTTCCGGCTCCTTCACCAACCTGAGAAACAGCACTTTCTACCATGTAATTGTAGCCATTGTCTAGGTATACATCTTCATTTAAAATACCATAAACACGTTGTTCTATTTCTTTCGTTATTTTATTGGTTCTTTCTATATCCGTTCCTTGCGGATACTCTATGTATACGACAACCTGATTTGGTTTATTGTCTGGAAAGAATTCAATTTTTGTTCTTTGCGAACCAACAGACCATCCAAAACCGGCAAAAGCTATAAATAATAATACAAATGTGCCTATAGTTATGGCATATGGTCTCCAGCCTTTTAAAGCTCCTTTTAAGGCTCTTTCATAAAAGTTTTCTAGAGATACTAATGTGTTATTCTGAAAATAGTTTGCGGCTTTTCTTAAAATTAGTCTGTATACCCAAAGCATTATTGCTGTAAAAACCATTACAGAACCTAAACCTCTATATTCGCCACCAAATAGTAAAATTAAAAGGCCAAAACCGCCAATAATTAAAGAAATATAGATAATCTTTTTTAGCGGCATGTCTTTATCCTCTACAGTCATAAATTGAGATACTAATACAGAATTAAAGAAAATGGCAACGACTAAAGAAGATCCTAAAACCACCGATAGGGTAATTGGAAAATATTTCATAAACTGACCAAAAAGTCCTGGCCACAATCCTAAAGGAACAAATGCCGCAACAGTAGTTATGGTAGATATTATGATAGGAAAAGCAATTTCTCCAATTCCTTTTTTAGCTGCTTCTACACGAGTTAATCCTTCTTCGTCCATTAAACGATATACATTTTCTACCACCACAATACCGTTGTCTACCAACATACCGAGCCCCATAATTAAACCAAAAAGAATCATTGTATTTAGGGTGTATCCCATCAAGCCTAAAATCATTAAAGACATAAACATAGACATTGGTATGGCAAAACCAACAAACAGCGCATTTTTAAAACCTAAAAAGAACATTAAAACGGTAACTACCAGTATAATTCCGAAAATAATATTATTTACCAAATCATCTACCTGACCAATGGTTTTGTCCGACAAATCGTTGGTAATGGTAACTTCTAGGTTAGACGGAAAGTAGTTTTTTATAGCATTATTTACTATCACTTTTACTTCATCTGCTGCTGCCACCATATTTTTACCGGCACGTTTTTTTACATCGAGCATTACCACTTGTTTGCCATCTTTTCTGGCATAGGTAGTTTTATCTTTTTCTCTAAAACTAACCGTTGCCACGTCTTTAAGGTAAATGGCATTGCCGTTTTCTGTTTTTATAACAAAGTTTTCTAAGTCTTTAGGTTTGTCAATCTCACCCAATATACGAATGGTTCTTCGTTGCCCACTAGCAATTAAGTTTCCTGCAGATGAGGTAACATTTCCTCTTTGTATGGCACCTGTAATATCGTCAAAACTTACTTGCATTGCCATCATTTTATAAATGTCTACAGCAACTTCAACTTCTTTGTCCTGAACACCTCTAATATCTGCTTGTTTTACTTCTGGTAAATCTTCAATATCATCTTGTAAATACTCTGCAAATTGTTTTAATTTTTGCAATGTATAGTCGCCAGAAATATTAATGTTTAAAAACGGAACTTCTTCAGAAATACTTAAGTCAAAAGCATTCGGATCTACTTTTGCGCCATTAAAAGTAGGCCAATCTTCAGAAGCTTTTTCTGTATCTAATTTGTCTTTTACTCTTTGTTTGGCTACTTCTACATCCATATCATCATCAAATTCTACAATAATCATAGAGTAGTCTTCTTGAGAAGTAGAGGTAATTTCTACCACACCGCTTAAACCTTTTAGTTGGTCTTCTAACGGATCTGTAATTAGTTTTTCTATATCTTCGGCAGTATTACCTGGGTATAATGTACTAATGTAAATTTTAGTTTCTTTAATTTCTGGAAAATCTTCTCTAGGCATGCTAAAATATGCAGAGATTCCTAAAATTAAAATTAAGAATATAACAACATACATGGTAGTTTTGTTGGCAATAGCCCATGATGATAGTTTAAATTCTTTATCGGTTTTTTTGTTGATTTTACTCATCTTATGTTCTTTAGAATATTAAAGATTGATTTGTTTGTGATAGCAAGGTTGTTTGGTGTTAAAGACTAATTTTAACCTCTTGATTATCTTTTACACTTCTAGCACCAGCGTTTATTAACAAATCTCCTGCATGAATACCTTCTAAGATTTCAATTACATCGTCTTGTGTTTTTCCTGTTTTAATAACCACTTGTTTTGCGGTTCCAATATTATTTTTTACCTCTTTTACAACATATACATATTGCTCTCCAGCAGCATTTTCAGAAATAATACTTTGCGGAATTAAAATGGCATTTGTGTTTGTATAATCGTTAATTTTAAGCTTTGCCGTTAGGTTGGGCTTTATTTCTTTATTTACATTTGGTACACTTACTTCAATTTTAAAAGTTCTATTAGTTGGGTTTATAAAGTTACCAGTTTGTCTAACATTTGTAGCAATTGTTTTGTTTAAAACAGGAAAATATACCGATACCTTTTTTCCTTTAGTTACTTCAGTTATGTATGTTTCTGGAATATCGGCTTCTATAAACATATTCGATAAATTTACAATTCTAAAAATTTCTGCTCCAGGACCAGGAGAAACTACGATACCTTGGTCTTTTATTACAGCATCTATAACTCCAGTAAAAGGAGCTCTTATGGTAGCTTTATCTAATTGTTTTTTGAGTTGTTCTAGGGTGTTTTTTTGAGCTGTATATTGTGTTTCTGCTTGTAAATATTGTATTTCGGAACCAATTTTTTGCGCCCACAATCTTTTCTGACGTTCAAAAGTTGTTTTTGCTAATGCAGTTGTAGCCTCTAATTGTGCCACTTGTTGTGCCATACCACCATCGTCTATTTTTGCTAAAATTTGTCCTTTGGTCACTTTCTGTCCTTCTTTTACCAACACTTCTCTTAAAATACCCGGCATTTCAGGATAAATAAGTACATTCTGTTTTGTTTTAACATTTCCCTGAATTTCTAAAAAATGTGTAAATACTTCGTTTTTAACACTAAAAGCTGTTACTAACGGAGTTCTTTTTAAAGTGTCTAATTGGTCTATAGCTTCTATAAGTAACTTTACTTGTTCAGAAGTTTGTTGTAATTTTTTGTCTAAATCGGCCTTTTTAAGTCGAATTTCTTGCAGGTTTTTAGAAGCAATTATTTCTTCCAAACTAGGTTGTTTTTTATCTCCACAAGAAATTAAAAATAAAGTAGCGAATGCGAATATATAAGTTGTTTTCATTTTATTATTGTTTGATTGGTAAGTTTAATGCGTTTTCTAATGCTGCTTTTTTAGCAATTACGTTCAGCATAGATTGTAAGTAATTTTGTTGTTGTGTATACAATTGATTTTGTGCTTGAAGCAAATCGAAGCTAGAAGAAATTCCTTCGAAGAATTTTATACGTTGTTTTTTTTCTATTCGTTCTGCTAATGCTACATTTTTTTTAGCGTTTTCGTAATTTCCAATACTAAGTTGGTATTCGCTTTTTGCTCTTTTCGACTGTAAGT encodes:
- a CDS encoding ABC transporter ATPase; protein product: MLVPFDHIPDDAKIWIYPSSRKFYTNEIATIEEKIKGFICSWKPDVENFTASYLLLHQRFIVLTADDITTKLTNTDMDTAVSFILELQETYNVSLLDRMNVCFKQGEYVQYKELKDFKKLLKNKAITEKSIIFDNLVTTKHDFENYWEVPIEHSWYNRFLK
- a CDS encoding regulatory protein RecX, which encodes MFEQQKKSYTVQEIKRKLEQYCVYQDRCHKEVEQKMRDYQLIPEAREQILLSLLQDNFLNEERFAKSFARGKFRIKNWGKQRIIRELKFKDISAYNIKTALKEIDETAYIETIYRITQNRNSVITESNHYKRKKKLIDFLLRKGFENDLIYKVVEEVVT
- a CDS encoding thioredoxin family protein, producing MKDIIKKSLENSYSYLAYRSLIGNLLEEGKATGPTQSEDLTQYSLLNHKRMQRLDKTIKISEETTATIKSLNKPQTWLVLSEGWCGDAAQNLPVIDKMASLSEHIELKIVLRDENIALMDLFLTNGGRSIPKLIALDEHNNIIDTWGPRPSVATKMVADYKEKNGSIDAAFKQDLQVWYNKNKGKSIQEDFIDILKKA
- a CDS encoding NAD-dependent epimerase/dehydratase family protein, with product MSEVILILGASGQIGNELTEKLREVYGNNQVIASDIRTGNSMMMNAGPFEIIDATDKDTILKMIKKYHVTQVYLLAAMLSATAEQYPEKAWSLNMNSLLAVLDLAKEKHIKQVYWPSSIAVFGPTTPKEKTPQKTIMEPSTVYGISKLSGEFWCNYYHEKYGVDVRSLRYPGIISWKTKPGGGTTDYAVDIYFKAIESGHYNCFLSKETRLPMMYMNDAVEATIQLMQAKPSDIKIRTAYNLASMDFSPEEIASEIKKHIPGFTITYSPDFRQKIADSWPSSIDDTAAKKDWNWQPKYTLQSMTETMLKNIKKGERSL
- a CDS encoding lycopene cyclase family protein → MKYDYIIAGAGCAGLSLLYNILKSPLLRDKKILVVDKDAKTNNDRTWCYWEKKPGIFEDIVHAKWQHLEFLSTDYSEIINLGNYTYKMILGIDFYKYVFGFAKNFKNVTFLQETITNISGNLEGGIISTDKGKYSGNFIFNSTTLYHPKINKKNSLLQHFKGWVIQTEENCFNSKIGTLMDFRVSQKNGATFMYVLPISKKEALVEYTLFSREVLEKETYSVALKKYIKEVLKITNYKISHEEFGVIPMSLAKFKKHPEKNIINIGTAGGFTKASSGYTFQFIQKDATNIVSELEKNNTPIYKKSFRDATYSWYDATLLDVLLSEKMSGKEVFTKIFKKNNSEKVMAFLANESTFLDDISIMSSMPMYTFSKAAIKQLLL
- a CDS encoding efflux RND transporter periplasmic adaptor subunit codes for the protein MKTTYIFAFATLFLISCGDKKQPSLEEIIASKNLQEIRLKKADLDKKLQQTSEQVKLLIEAIDQLDTLKRTPLVTAFSVKNEVFTHFLEIQGNVKTKQNVLIYPEMPGILREVLVKEGQKVTKGQILAKIDDGGMAQQVAQLEATTALAKTTFERQKRLWAQKIGSEIQYLQAETQYTAQKNTLEQLKKQLDKATIRAPFTGVIDAVIKDQGIVVSPGPGAEIFRIVNLSNMFIEADIPETYITEVTKGKKVSVYFPVLNKTIATNVRQTGNFINPTNRTFKIEVSVPNVNKEIKPNLTAKLKINDYTNTNAILIPQSIISENAAGEQYVYVVKEVKNNIGTAKQVVIKTGKTQDDVIEILEGIHAGDLLINAGARSVKDNQEVKISL
- a CDS encoding efflux RND transporter permease subunit; translation: MSKINKKTDKEFKLSSWAIANKTTMYVVIFLILILGISAYFSMPREDFPEIKETKIYISTLYPGNTAEDIEKLITDPLEDQLKGLSGVVEITSTSQEDYSMIIVEFDDDMDVEVAKQRVKDKLDTEKASEDWPTFNGAKVDPNAFDLSISEEVPFLNINISGDYTLQKLKQFAEYLQDDIEDLPEVKQADIRGVQDKEVEVAVDIYKMMAMQVSFDDITGAIQRGNVTSSAGNLIASGQRRTIRILGEIDKPKDLENFVIKTENGNAIYLKDVATVSFREKDKTTYARKDGKQVVMLDVKKRAGKNMVAAADEVKVIVNNAIKNYFPSNLEVTITNDLSDKTIGQVDDLVNNIIFGIILVVTVLMFFLGFKNALFVGFAIPMSMFMSLMILGLMGYTLNTMILFGLIMGLGMLVDNGIVVVENVYRLMDEEGLTRVEAAKKGIGEIAFPIIISTITTVAAFVPLGLWPGLFGQFMKYFPITLSVVLGSSLVVAIFFNSVLVSQFMTVEDKDMPLKKIIYISLIIGGFGLLILLFGGEYRGLGSVMVFTAIMLWVYRLILRKAANYFQNNTLVSLENFYERALKGALKGWRPYAITIGTFVLLFIAFAGFGWSVGSQRTKIEFFPDNKPNQVVVYIEYPQGTDIERTNKITKEIEQRVYGILNEDVYLDNGYNYMVESAVSQVGEGAGNPQTDGGSSAEMPHKGKITASMREYKYRRGQDSEALRQKVQEALTGIYPGVLISVEKDANGPPAGAPINIELEGDDYEGLIVAAEKMRLYVNSRNVPGIDELKIDVNKDKPSMKVLVDRQKAGELGVSTGQVGQQLRNAIFGAKAGIYKEGGDDYDINVRFNEDIRYNKSALFNQKITFRDNTGKVKAIPVSAIAKQSNTSGFSAIKHRDTKRVVTVYSQLAPGYVDAAAVVNQIKEEMKNYTGISNDIRIDYTGQIEEQNKQQAFLGSAFFKGLGLIFFILIFQFNSVSKPTIIMIAIFLSFIGVFGGIVLTGSSFVIMMTMMGIISLAGIVVNNGVVLLDYTQLLIDRKREDLGLEEEEVLPMEDLFTSIVKAGKARLRPVLLTAITTILGLIPLAIGLNINFFTLFSEFDANIYMGGDNVIFWGPLAWTVIYGLFIATFLTLIVVPILFFLISKFKMRIKGQLKTA
- a CDS encoding nuclear transport factor 2 family protein; the encoded protein is MTKSSVLIIAIFLLLACKKSDKNIVNKQQEKTTIDSLLTAFHKGATDADYHSFFNKLDKEAVYIGTAAEEVWSKKAFEQFSKPYFDAGKAWDFKTLERTVYISKEGNFAWFNELLNTWMGTCRGSGVLEKKQNTWQIKQYVLSVAIPNNDIQKVIAVKKENDALFLEKYNNE